TTAATGGAAAAATATGTCCTGGTCTTCTTAAATCATCAGGTTTTGTATTTGGGTTTATAGCAACTTGAATTGTTTTTGCCCTGTCTTCAGCGGAAATACCAGTAGTAACATTATTTTCAGGTCCTGCATCAATTGATATCGTAAAGGCTGTTTGATTTTCATCTGTATTTCTATCTACCATTAATGGCAAATCTAAAGAATCAAGTTTTTCACCTTGCATAGCCAGACATATAAGTCCACGCCCCTCAGTAGCCATAAAATTAATTTGCTGTGGCGTAGCAAACTGTGCAGCACATATTAAATCTCCTTCATTTTCTCTTCTTTCATCATCAACAACAATTATGCATTCACCATTTCTTATAGCTGCTAAAGCATCGCTGATAGGATCAAATTCAATTTTAAAAGTTTCATTTATATCCAAAATTGTTCCATTATTTGAATTGGGACTTGTTTCTTTCATTATTCCTATCAATATAGAAAAATAGTGTTTTAGTTACCTTTAATTCAACACTTTATAATCCTATCTTAAAGTCTACCAATTCAATGAAATGAATGTTGCAATAGTAGGTGCTACTGGTTACGGCGGTATTCAAGCGGTAAATCTTTTAAAAAAAAATAAAAAATATAAAATTTCATTTTTAGGAGGTAACAAAACATCTGGATCAAAGTGGAATGATAATTTCCCTTTTATTTATCTAGATAATGATCCTTATATAGATGAAATTTCAGTAGATAATATTACAAAAAATTCTGATATTGCTTTGCTTTGCTTACCAAATGGCCTGTCTTCAACATTGACGAGAAAATTATTAGATAGAGGACTTAAAGTTATTGATTTATCTGCTGATTACAGATATAAGTCTTTAGATCTTTGGAAAAAAGTATATTCCAAAGAAGCTGCTATTTATAAAAGGAATGATGATGATTTATGTAAAGAAGCGGTCTACGGTCTTCCTGAAATAAATAAAGAAGCCATTTCAAAAGGAAGATTAATTGCATGTCCAGGATGTTACCCTACATCTGCTCTTATTCCATTAGTTCCTTATCTCTCGCAAGGAATTATTGAAAATGAAGGTATAGTAATTGATTCTAAAAGCGGAACTTCTGGAGGTGGTCGAGAACCAAACCAAAAGCTACTCTTATCAGAATGTGGAGAAGGTCTATCAGCATATGGATTGATAAACCATAGACATACCTCAGAGATCGAGCAAGTAGCATCATTAATTTCTGGAAATAAAATTGAACTACTTTTTACACCTCATTTAGTTCCAATTTCAAGGGGTATGCATTCGACTATATATGGGAGATTAAGAGACCCAGGTTTAACTTCTGATGATTGCAGAATTCTTTT
This window of the Prochlorococcus marinus XMU1410 genome carries:
- the argC gene encoding N-acetyl-gamma-glutamyl-phosphate reductase — translated: MNVAIVGATGYGGIQAVNLLKKNKKYKISFLGGNKTSGSKWNDNFPFIYLDNDPYIDEISVDNITKNSDIALLCLPNGLSSTLTRKLLDRGLKVIDLSADYRYKSLDLWKKVYSKEAAIYKRNDDDLCKEAVYGLPEINKEAISKGRLIACPGCYPTSALIPLVPYLSQGIIENEGIVIDSKSGTSGGGREPNQKLLLSECGEGLSAYGLINHRHTSEIEQVASLISGNKIELLFTPHLVPISRGMHSTIYGRLRDPGLTSDDCRILLDNYYRNFKNIKVLPVDTFPSTKWVKNTNQIFLSVKVDIRNGRIVILSVIDNLLKGQTGQAIQNLNIMSGFSMDEGLNLTNNYP